Proteins encoded within one genomic window of Streptomyces taklimakanensis:
- a CDS encoding ATP-binding protein: MATVELRFSALPEHVRTARLVAAAVARRAGVDEAVLDEVRLAVGEACSRAVGLHNSHGLDTPVRVALTEDEKSFRVEVGDDVPHLAPGPAHGSPTEGIDLGEGEEADMGLAVISGLVDDVEVASDGHGGLIRMSWPTAPDSLA; the protein is encoded by the coding sequence ATGGCCACCGTCGAACTGCGTTTCAGCGCGCTGCCGGAGCACGTGAGAACGGCCCGTCTGGTGGCGGCCGCCGTCGCGCGGCGTGCCGGCGTCGACGAGGCCGTACTCGACGAGGTACGGCTCGCGGTCGGCGAGGCGTGCAGCAGAGCCGTCGGGCTCCACAACAGCCACGGCCTCGACACACCCGTTCGGGTGGCGCTGACCGAGGACGAGAAATCCTTTCGCGTCGAGGTCGGCGACGACGTTCCGCACCTGGCGCCCGGCCCGGCCCACGGCTCCCCGACGGAGGGGATCGACCTCGGTGAGGGCGAGGAGGCCGACATGGGGCTCGCGGTGATCAGCGGCCTGGTGGACGACGTCGAGGTGGCGTCGGACGGACACGGCGGTCTCATCAGGATGAGCTGGCCGACCGCCCCGGACTCCCTCGCCTAG
- a CDS encoding sodium-translocating pyrophosphatase, which translates to MAGHHHTRIPSPDRLRLAEAVLTDGNRGLVLVVALVAAAALAVAVVLVRQVLAAGEGTDSMKKIAAAVQEGANAYLARQLRTLAVFAVVVFFLLMLLPADGAGQRIGRSVFFLVGAGFSAATGYIGMWLAVRSNVRVAAAAREATPKAGEPAKDPADVSHRAMKIAFRTGGVVGMFTVGLGLLGAAVVVLVYAADAPKVLEGFGLGAALIAMFMRVGGGIFTKAADVGADLVGKVEQGIPEDDPRNAATIADNVGDNVGDCAGMAADLFESYAVTLVAALILGTAAFGNAGLAFPLLVPAIGVVTAVVGIFAVAPRRADRSGMTAVNRGFFVSAVISLVLVAVVAFVHLPSSYDELGGVTDAAIAGHDGDPRVLALVAVAIGIVLAALIQQLTGYFTETDRRPVRDIGRTSLTGPATVILSGVSVGLESAVYTALLIALGVYGAFLLGGASVLLALFAVALAGTGLLTTVGVIVAMDTFGPVSDNAQGIAEMSGDVEGAGAQVLTDLDAVGNTTKAITKGIAIATAVLAAAALFGAYRDAIATAVADVGAGAGELGLSLDISQPNNLVGLIIGASVVFLFSGLAINAVSRSAGSVVLEVRRQFRERPGIMDYTEKPEYGRVVDICTKDALRELATPGLLAVMAPIAVGFALGVGALGSFLAGAIGAGTLMAVFLANSGGAWDNAKKLVEDGHHGGKGSEAHAATVIGDTVGDPFKDTAGPAINPLLKVMNLVALLIAPAVVQLGYGDDASVGTRLAIAALALAIVVGAVYVSKRRGIVVGDGSDEGDGTAGRTSAPGTPGPDGSSEPGAPVKTP; encoded by the coding sequence ATGGCGGGGCACCACCACACTCGAATCCCCTCACCGGACCGGTTGCGGTTGGCCGAGGCCGTACTCACCGACGGCAACCGCGGTCTGGTGCTGGTCGTGGCACTCGTCGCCGCGGCGGCCCTGGCCGTCGCCGTGGTGCTGGTACGGCAGGTGCTCGCGGCCGGTGAGGGCACCGATTCCATGAAGAAGATCGCGGCAGCCGTACAGGAAGGCGCGAACGCCTATCTCGCCCGGCAGTTGCGTACCCTCGCCGTATTCGCCGTCGTGGTCTTCTTCCTGTTGATGTTGCTGCCGGCGGACGGTGCGGGTCAACGAATCGGCCGATCCGTTTTCTTCCTGGTGGGGGCCGGATTCTCGGCGGCCACCGGTTATATCGGCATGTGGCTCGCGGTGCGCAGCAACGTGCGGGTCGCGGCAGCCGCCCGGGAGGCGACCCCCAAGGCGGGGGAGCCCGCGAAGGATCCGGCCGATGTCTCCCACCGGGCAATGAAGATCGCTTTCCGGACGGGCGGCGTCGTCGGGATGTTCACGGTCGGCCTCGGCCTGCTGGGGGCCGCCGTCGTGGTGCTCGTCTACGCGGCCGACGCCCCCAAGGTGCTGGAGGGCTTCGGGCTGGGCGCCGCGCTGATCGCGATGTTCATGAGGGTCGGCGGCGGCATCTTCACCAAGGCGGCCGACGTGGGCGCCGACCTCGTCGGCAAGGTGGAGCAGGGCATCCCCGAGGACGACCCGCGCAACGCGGCCACCATCGCCGACAACGTCGGCGACAACGTCGGCGACTGCGCCGGCATGGCCGCCGACCTCTTCGAGTCCTACGCCGTCACCCTGGTGGCCGCGCTCATCCTGGGCACGGCCGCCTTCGGCAACGCCGGGCTGGCCTTCCCGCTGCTCGTCCCGGCGATCGGCGTGGTCACCGCCGTGGTGGGGATCTTCGCGGTCGCCCCGCGCCGCGCCGACCGCAGCGGCATGACGGCCGTCAACCGGGGCTTCTTCGTCTCCGCGGTGATCTCGCTGGTCCTCGTCGCCGTCGTGGCGTTCGTCCACCTGCCGTCGAGCTACGACGAACTCGGCGGCGTCACCGACGCCGCCATCGCCGGACACGACGGCGACCCACGCGTCCTGGCCCTGGTCGCGGTCGCCATCGGCATCGTCCTCGCGGCGCTGATCCAACAGCTCACCGGCTACTTCACCGAGACCGACCGCAGGCCCGTGCGCGACATCGGCAGGACGTCACTGACCGGACCCGCCACCGTGATCCTCTCCGGTGTCTCCGTGGGGCTGGAGTCCGCCGTCTACACGGCCCTGCTGATCGCGCTCGGCGTCTACGGGGCCTTCCTGCTGGGCGGCGCGTCCGTCCTGCTGGCGCTCTTCGCCGTGGCGCTGGCCGGCACGGGCCTGCTCACCACCGTCGGCGTCATCGTGGCCATGGACACCTTCGGCCCGGTCTCCGACAACGCCCAGGGCATCGCGGAGATGTCCGGGGACGTGGAGGGCGCGGGTGCCCAGGTGCTCACCGACCTCGACGCCGTGGGCAACACCACCAAGGCCATCACCAAGGGCATCGCCATCGCCACCGCGGTGTTGGCCGCCGCCGCCCTCTTCGGCGCCTACCGCGACGCGATCGCGACCGCCGTGGCGGACGTGGGTGCCGGAGCCGGGGAGTTGGGCCTGAGCCTGGACATCTCACAGCCGAACAACCTGGTCGGCCTGATCATCGGCGCCTCCGTCGTCTTCCTCTTCTCCGGGCTGGCGATCAACGCGGTCTCCCGGTCGGCGGGCTCGGTGGTCCTCGAGGTGCGGCGCCAGTTCCGCGAGCGGCCCGGGATCATGGACTACACGGAGAAACCCGAGTACGGCCGCGTCGTGGACATCTGCACCAAGGACGCGCTGCGCGAGCTGGCCACGCCCGGTCTGCTGGCCGTCATGGCGCCCATCGCCGTCGGATTCGCCCTGGGGGTCGGCGCGCTCGGCTCCTTCCTGGCCGGCGCCATCGGCGCGGGCACGTTGATGGCGGTCTTCCTGGCCAACTCCGGCGGCGCCTGGGACAACGCCAAGAAGCTCGTCGAGGACGGTCACCACGGTGGCAAGGGCAGCGAGGCCCATGCCGCGACCGTCATCGGCGACACCGTCGGCGACCCGTTCAAGGACACCGCGGGCCCGGCGATCAACCCGCTGCTGAAGGTGATGAACCTGGTGGCGTTGTTGATCGCGCCCGCGGTGGTGCAGCTCGGTTACGGCGACGACGCCAGTGTCGGGACTCGGTTGGCCATCGCGGCCCTCGCGCTCGCCATCGTCGTCGGGGCGGTGTACGTGTCCAAGCGGCGCGGCATCGTGGTCGGTGACGGAAGCGACGAGGGCGACGGTACGGCGGGCCGCACCTCCGCGCCCGGGACACCGGGGCCGGACGGCTCCTCGGAGCCGGGGGCACCGGTGAAGACCCCGTAG
- a CDS encoding small secreted protein — protein sequence MNKKLAAVLSGGAVLVLALSGCGDDGNEEAEKWAGQYCDSLRKQNARIAGANQKLDRITEGDSSPEEVKKTDTEAFGELSAAFEALSDGVRKAGVPPVDKGAELRKDAMAKLDAVSDEYADLKERAEKLDTEDQGKFADGLQDITDEMEKLPAQVNAAKDALSAFGEEDALRDAISAQEGCRKQAESPAASPAASAA from the coding sequence GTGAACAAGAAGCTTGCGGCGGTGCTGTCCGGCGGTGCGGTTCTCGTGCTCGCTCTGAGCGGGTGCGGTGACGACGGCAACGAGGAGGCCGAGAAGTGGGCCGGGCAGTACTGCGACTCGCTGCGGAAGCAGAACGCGCGCATAGCCGGCGCCAACCAGAAGCTCGATCGGATCACCGAGGGCGACAGCTCCCCGGAGGAGGTCAAGAAGACCGACACCGAGGCGTTCGGTGAACTCTCCGCTGCCTTCGAGGCGCTGTCGGACGGCGTGCGGAAGGCGGGTGTCCCACCGGTCGACAAGGGCGCCGAGCTCCGGAAGGACGCCATGGCGAAGCTCGACGCCGTGTCGGACGAGTACGCCGATCTCAAGGAACGTGCCGAGAAGCTCGACACCGAGGACCAGGGGAAGTTCGCCGACGGCCTCCAGGACATCACCGACGAGATGGAGAAGCTGCCCGCTCAGGTCAACGCCGCCAAGGACGCGTTGAGCGCGTTCGGCGAGGAGGACGCCCTGCGGGACGCGATATCCGCGCAGGAGGGTTGCCGGAAGCAGGCGGAGTCGCCCGCCGCCTCGCCCGCTGCCTCGGCCGCGTAG
- a CDS encoding DUF7059 domain-containing protein, with protein sequence MSTDPLPTPGPALPRLRDALLAADFTPDGLLDLLGAPAYAALARNETVPALRATRGDGPLGTLVRLFLLQQPVPYERARAALPVDGALADGWLRPATGPDVDAVRATVDVRPYGGPEGQNWWIVSDLGCAVGGAGGIRTAGDTGEAAEPSGGADPATGAADRSQLVLGVGGASTTLAGITVRTPVARALDLGSGSGIQALHAARHATRVTATDLNPRALRFTRLTLALSGAPKAELRQGSLFEPVEGEEPYDLIVSNPPFVISPRPADGARLTYRDGGMGGDDLCRALVRGSVDHLADGGYCQLLANWQHVEGQDWRERLASWVPSGCDAWIVQREVQDVAQYAELWLRDGGDHLGDPEVYAARYDAWLEEFEARGTTAVGFGWITLRKSGSDRPSVVVEEWPHPVEQPLGEAVREHFERRDFLRATDDAALLATRFVLADEVVQEQIGKPGADDPEYVVLRQNRGMRRATTVDTVGAGFAGVCDGSLPAGRILDAIAQLLGEDPVELRDRTPESIRLLVEQGFLLPVVDGRGA encoded by the coding sequence GTGAGTACGGACCCCCTCCCCACCCCCGGCCCCGCCCTTCCCCGACTGCGCGACGCCCTCCTCGCCGCCGACTTCACCCCCGACGGATTGCTCGACCTGCTCGGCGCGCCCGCGTACGCGGCCCTCGCGCGCAACGAGACCGTCCCCGCGTTGCGTGCCACACGCGGCGACGGGCCGCTCGGGACGCTGGTGCGGCTGTTCCTGCTCCAGCAGCCGGTGCCGTACGAACGGGCCCGTGCCGCGCTGCCCGTCGACGGCGCGCTCGCCGACGGCTGGCTGCGGCCCGCGACCGGTCCGGACGTCGACGCCGTGCGGGCGACGGTGGACGTCCGGCCCTACGGCGGTCCCGAGGGGCAGAACTGGTGGATCGTCTCCGACCTCGGTTGCGCGGTGGGGGGCGCCGGTGGCATCCGCACCGCCGGCGACACCGGTGAGGCCGCCGAGCCGAGCGGTGGCGCGGACCCGGCCACCGGCGCGGCCGACCGTTCGCAGCTCGTCCTCGGAGTCGGCGGCGCCTCGACGACGCTGGCGGGCATCACGGTGCGGACCCCGGTGGCCCGCGCCCTGGACCTGGGCAGCGGCTCGGGCATCCAGGCGCTGCACGCCGCCCGGCACGCCACCCGCGTCACCGCCACCGACCTCAACCCCCGCGCCCTGCGCTTCACCCGTCTCACCCTCGCGCTGTCCGGGGCGCCCAAGGCCGAGCTGCGTCAGGGCTCGCTCTTCGAGCCGGTCGAGGGCGAGGAGCCCTATGACCTGATCGTCTCCAACCCGCCCTTCGTCATCTCCCCCCGGCCCGCCGACGGGGCCCGTCTCACCTACCGGGATGGCGGAATGGGCGGTGACGATCTGTGCCGAGCCCTCGTGCGGGGCTCGGTCGACCACCTCGCCGACGGCGGCTACTGCCAGTTGCTGGCCAACTGGCAACACGTCGAGGGCCAGGACTGGCGCGAGCGGTTGGCCTCCTGGGTGCCGTCCGGTTGTGACGCGTGGATCGTGCAGCGCGAGGTGCAGGACGTGGCCCAGTACGCCGAGCTGTGGCTGCGCGACGGAGGTGACCACCTGGGCGACCCGGAGGTGTACGCCGCGCGGTACGACGCCTGGTTGGAGGAGTTCGAGGCGCGTGGCACCACGGCCGTCGGTTTCGGCTGGATCACCCTGCGCAAGTCGGGTTCCGACCGGCCGTCGGTCGTCGTCGAGGAGTGGCCGCACCCCGTGGAGCAGCCGCTCGGCGAGGCGGTGCGCGAGCATTTCGAGCGTCGGGACTTCCTGCGCGCCACGGACGACGCGGCCCTGCTCGCCACCCGGTTCGTCCTGGCCGACGAGGTGGTCCAGGAGCAGATCGGCAAGCCGGGCGCGGACGACCCCGAGTACGTGGTGTTGCGGCAGAACCGCGGCATGCGGCGGGCGACGACGGTGGACACGGTCGGGGCGGGGTTCGCCGGTGTGTGTGACGGTTCGCTCCCGGCGGGGCGGATCCTGGACGCGATCGCGCAGTTGCTCGGTGAGGATCCGGTGGAGTTGCGCGACCGCACTCCGGAGTCGATCCGGCTGCTGGTCGAGCAGGGGTTCCTGCTGCCCGTGGTGGACGGGCGGGGCGCGTAG
- a CDS encoding DUF2752 domain-containing protein: protein MSGTPTGRPGPADRRPGAPDASGRPAGPSEAPGPSGALARARRAVRTARAHPAAPPLGTLAAAAAAAAYLWGTNPHQPGQWLPRCPFNLVTGLLCPACGGTRMAYDLLHGDLTAAFHDNALFLVLGLPVAAYFGGRWLVEGLRGRRYRPSPGKWGTTAILGTAVVWAVVRNAVG from the coding sequence GTGTCCGGAACACCGACAGGTCGGCCCGGACCGGCGGACCGGCGGCCCGGCGCGCCGGACGCGTCCGGTCGGCCGGCCGGTCCGTCCGAGGCTCCCGGCCCGTCCGGAGCCCTCGCACGGGCCCGCCGCGCCGTACGCACCGCCCGTGCCCACCCCGCGGCGCCGCCGCTGGGCACGCTCGCGGCCGCGGCCGCCGCGGCCGCCTACCTGTGGGGAACGAATCCGCACCAGCCGGGGCAGTGGCTGCCGCGCTGCCCGTTCAACCTGGTGACCGGACTGCTCTGTCCGGCGTGCGGCGGGACACGCATGGCGTACGACCTGCTGCACGGCGATCTCACGGCCGCCTTCCACGACAACGCCCTGTTCCTGGTGCTGGGCCTCCCGGTCGCGGCGTACTTCGGCGGCCGCTGGCTCGTCGAGGGGCTGCGCGGACGCCGCTACCGTCCCTCACCGGGGAAATGGGGCACCACGGCGATCCTGGGGACCGCGGTGGTGTGGGCGGTCGTACGGAACGCCGTCGGCTGA
- a CDS encoding TM2 domain-containing protein gives MSDPYQQNPYGQPQQPEKNPYAQPGQPGQPAYGYPHQAPPPAAPGSYTGDPNAPYGYDPYGRPYSDKSKVVAGVLSLFLGYLGIGRFYTGHTGLALGQLFTCGGCGIWSLIDGIILLTQDGATDAQGRVLRS, from the coding sequence ATGTCCGACCCGTACCAGCAGAACCCGTACGGCCAGCCGCAGCAGCCGGAGAAAAACCCCTACGCCCAACCGGGCCAGCCGGGCCAGCCCGCGTACGGCTATCCCCACCAGGCCCCGCCGCCGGCCGCTCCGGGCTCCTACACCGGGGACCCGAACGCCCCGTACGGCTACGACCCCTACGGTCGACCGTACTCCGACAAGTCCAAGGTCGTCGCGGGCGTGCTCTCCCTCTTCCTGGGCTACCTCGGCATCGGACGCTTCTACACCGGCCACACCGGTCTGGCCCTCGGCCAGCTGTTCACCTGCGGGGGCTGCGGCATCTGGTCGCTGATCGACGGGATCATCCTGCTGACACAGGACGGCGCCACGGACGCCCAGGGCCGCGTGCTGCGGAGCTGA
- the topA gene encoding type I DNA topoisomerase → MSPTSETAHGGRRLVIVESPAKAKTIKGYLGPGYVVEASVGHIRDLPNGAAEVPAKYKGESWARLGVDVDHDFEPLYVVNSDKKDQVKKLKQLLAESDELFLATDEDREGEAIAWHLQEVLKPKVPVRRMVFNEITKDAIRAAVSNTRELNQRLVDAQETRRILDRLYGYEVSPVLWKKVMPRLSAGRVQSVATRLVVERERERIAFRSAEYWDLTGTFTAGDPAAPTAGDPAAPTAGDPAGFTARLTTVDGRRVAQGRDFGPDGRLKGESNVLHLDESAARALAGALEGADFTVRSVESKPYRRSPYAPFRTTTLQQEASRKLGFGAKVTMQVAQKLYENGFITYMRTDSTTLSDTAVAAARAQVTQLYGADYLPDRPRTYASKVKNAQEAHEAIRPSGDRFRTPAETGLTGDQFKLYELIWKRTVASQMKDATGRSVTVKVGGRCAADGGQWAGRDAEFSASGKIITFHGFLKAYVESTDDPGADLDDRERRLPQVTEGDPLTATEMSVDGHATKPPARYTEATLVKELEEREIGRPSTYASIISTILDRGYVFKKGTALVPSFLSFAVVGLLEKHFGRLVDYDFTAKMEDDLDRIAAGEADAVPWLRRFYFGTDEPGAGTAAAADAGNGDGDHLGGLKELVSDLGAIDARGVSSFPVGEGIVLRVGRYGPYVEEQPKTEGETGRRADVPADLPPDELTVEYARELLDRPSGEVALGTDPDTGRAIVAKAGRYGPYVTEVLPEGTPKTGKNAVKPRTASLFKSMSLDTITLDDALKLLSLPRVVGTDPESGEEITAQNGRYGPYLKRGTDSRSLQSEEQLLTITLEEALAIYAQPKQRGRAAAKPPLKELGTDPTSERPVVVKDGRFGPYVTDGETNATLRRDDDVETITPERAYELLAEKRAKGPAKKTAKKAAKKTATKKTATKKTATKKTATKKTATKKTAAKKTATGKKTAARTTSGPSDSE, encoded by the coding sequence TTGTCCCCGACCAGCGAGACCGCACACGGCGGGCGCCGACTCGTGATCGTCGAGTCGCCGGCCAAGGCCAAGACGATCAAGGGCTACCTCGGTCCTGGCTACGTGGTCGAGGCCAGCGTCGGGCACATCCGCGACCTGCCGAACGGCGCCGCCGAGGTTCCCGCCAAGTACAAGGGAGAGTCCTGGGCCCGGCTCGGCGTCGACGTCGACCACGACTTCGAGCCGCTGTACGTCGTCAACAGCGACAAGAAGGACCAGGTCAAGAAGCTCAAGCAGCTCCTGGCGGAGTCGGACGAGCTGTTCCTCGCCACCGATGAGGACCGTGAGGGGGAGGCCATCGCCTGGCACCTCCAGGAGGTGCTCAAGCCCAAGGTCCCGGTCCGCCGGATGGTCTTCAACGAGATCACCAAGGACGCCATCCGGGCCGCGGTCTCCAACACCCGCGAGCTCAACCAGCGCCTGGTCGACGCCCAGGAGACCCGCCGCATCCTCGACCGGCTCTACGGCTACGAGGTCTCCCCGGTGCTGTGGAAGAAGGTCATGCCCAGGCTCTCGGCGGGCCGCGTGCAGTCCGTCGCCACCCGTCTGGTCGTCGAGCGCGAGCGCGAGCGCATCGCGTTCCGCTCCGCCGAGTACTGGGACCTGACCGGCACCTTCACCGCCGGTGACCCGGCCGCGCCCACCGCCGGTGACCCGGCCGCGCCCACCGCCGGTGACCCGGCGGGTTTCACGGCTCGGCTGACCACCGTGGACGGCCGCCGCGTCGCGCAGGGCCGTGACTTCGGCCCCGACGGGCGGCTGAAGGGCGAGTCGAACGTCCTGCACCTGGACGAGTCCGCCGCCCGCGCGCTGGCCGGCGCCCTGGAGGGCGCCGACTTCACCGTCCGCTCGGTGGAGTCCAAGCCCTACCGTCGCTCGCCCTACGCGCCCTTCCGCACCACCACACTCCAGCAGGAGGCGAGCCGCAAGCTCGGCTTCGGCGCGAAGGTGACCATGCAGGTGGCCCAGAAGCTGTACGAGAACGGCTTCATCACCTACATGCGGACGGACTCCACCACCCTGTCCGACACCGCCGTCGCCGCCGCCCGGGCCCAGGTCACCCAGCTCTACGGGGCCGACTACCTGCCCGACCGCCCCCGCACCTACGCGAGCAAGGTCAAGAACGCCCAGGAGGCGCACGAGGCGATCCGCCCCTCCGGCGACCGCTTCCGCACCCCCGCCGAGACGGGGCTGACCGGCGACCAGTTCAAGTTGTACGAGCTGATCTGGAAGCGGACGGTGGCCTCTCAGATGAAGGACGCCACCGGCCGGTCCGTCACCGTGAAGGTCGGCGGGCGGTGTGCCGCCGATGGCGGGCAGTGGGCCGGCCGGGACGCGGAGTTCAGCGCCTCCGGCAAGATCATCACCTTCCACGGCTTCCTGAAGGCCTACGTCGAGTCCACCGACGACCCCGGTGCCGACCTCGACGACCGCGAGCGCCGCCTGCCGCAGGTCACCGAGGGCGACCCGCTGACCGCCACCGAGATGTCGGTGGACGGCCACGCGACCAAGCCCCCGGCCCGTTACACCGAGGCCACGCTGGTCAAGGAGCTGGAGGAGCGCGAGATCGGGCGCCCCTCGACGTACGCGTCGATCATCAGCACCATCCTCGACCGCGGCTACGTCTTCAAGAAGGGAACGGCACTCGTCCCCTCCTTCCTCTCCTTCGCCGTCGTCGGCCTGCTGGAGAAGCACTTCGGCCGGCTGGTCGACTACGACTTCACCGCGAAGATGGAGGACGACCTCGACCGCATCGCGGCGGGCGAGGCCGACGCGGTGCCGTGGCTGCGCCGCTTCTACTTCGGCACCGACGAGCCGGGCGCCGGCACCGCCGCCGCGGCCGACGCGGGCAACGGCGACGGGGATCACCTGGGCGGTCTGAAGGAGCTGGTCTCCGACCTCGGCGCGATCGACGCCCGTGGGGTCTCCTCCTTCCCCGTCGGCGAGGGCATCGTGCTGCGGGTGGGCCGCTACGGCCCCTACGTCGAGGAGCAGCCCAAGACCGAGGGCGAGACCGGCCGGCGTGCCGACGTGCCCGCCGACCTGCCGCCGGACGAGCTGACGGTGGAGTACGCCAGGGAGCTGCTGGATCGACCCAGCGGCGAGGTCGCGCTGGGCACCGACCCGGACACGGGCCGCGCCATCGTCGCCAAGGCGGGCCGCTACGGACCGTACGTCACCGAGGTGCTGCCCGAGGGCACCCCGAAGACGGGGAAGAACGCGGTCAAGCCGCGCACGGCCTCCCTGTTCAAGTCGATGTCCCTGGACACCATCACCCTCGACGACGCGCTGAAGCTGCTCTCCCTGCCGCGCGTGGTGGGCACCGACCCCGAGTCCGGCGAGGAGATCACCGCCCAGAACGGCCGCTACGGCCCGTATCTGAAGAGGGGCACCGACTCGCGGTCGTTGCAGAGCGAGGAGCAGCTCCTCACGATCACCCTCGAAGAGGCGTTGGCGATCTACGCCCAGCCCAAGCAGCGTGGCCGGGCCGCCGCCAAGCCGCCGTTGAAGGAGTTGGGCACCGACCCGACCAGCGAGCGCCCGGTGGTCGTCAAGGACGGCCGCTTCGGCCCGTACGTCACCGACGGCGAGACCAATGCCACGCTGCGCCGTGACGACGACGTAGAGACGATCACGCCGGAGCGCGCGTACGAGCTGCTGGCCGAGAAGCGCGCCAAGGGACCGGCGAAGAAGACGGCCAAGAAGGCGGCCAAGAAGACCGCGACGAAGAAGACCGCCACGAAGAAGACGGCCACGAAGAAGACGGCCACGAAGAAGACGGCCACGAAGAAGACCGCCGCGAAGAAGACGGCCACCGGGAAGAAGACGGCCGCGAGGACGACGAGCGGTCCCTCCGACTCCGAGTGA